The proteins below come from a single Spirochaetaceae bacterium genomic window:
- a CDS encoding thioesterase, whose translation MGKFNYNYQVAYNDMDGSGKATVSALLRYAEESTIKQSESIGFGFQTLIAKHEAWFLLNSLLFIINSPAYNQSGSVTTWSTGINSSRLQAGRETTFFDHNHTLLARRKTRWVYMDTLARRPKPTSEELIKAYNSQPADFHEPFSKFDNHLIKGTAKVLPILRGYIDSNGHVNNTHYWLWAYEAIPLNEIEGMRPLVIETNFKNELVYGEAVTSLCEEVTLPYSPFAGHEELFKDSKSFKHQLLKADGNLAASFYSVWRPL comes from the coding sequence ATGGGAAAGTTTAACTATAACTACCAAGTAGCCTATAACGATATGGACGGCAGCGGCAAAGCCACCGTAAGCGCTTTATTACGTTACGCCGAAGAAAGTACCATTAAACAAAGTGAAAGCATTGGCTTTGGCTTTCAAACTTTAATCGCTAAGCACGAAGCGTGGTTTTTGTTAAATAGTTTACTTTTTATTATTAACTCGCCGGCTTATAACCAAAGCGGCAGCGTAACCACTTGGAGCACCGGCATTAATAGTTCGCGCTTGCAAGCCGGACGTGAAACCACTTTTTTTGACCATAATCACACCTTACTGGCTAGACGCAAAACCCGCTGGGTTTATATGGATACCCTAGCCCGCCGCCCTAAACCGACCAGCGAAGAGTTGATTAAAGCCTACAACTCGCAGCCGGCCGATTTTCACGAACCGTTTAGTAAATTTGATAACCACCTTATTAAAGGCACGGCTAAAGTTTTACCCATCTTACGCGGTTATATTGACAGTAACGGGCATGTCAACAACACTCACTATTGGTTATGGGCGTACGAGGCCATTCCTTTAAACGAAATTGAAGGAATGCGGCCTTTAGTTATAGAGACTAACTTTAAAAACGAGCTGGTTTACGGCGAAGCGGTAACTTCGTTGTGCGAAGAAGTAACCCTGCCTTACAGCCCCTTTGCCGGCCACGAAGAGCTCTTTAAGGATAGTAAGAGTTTTAAACACCAGCTACTTAAAGCCGACGGCAACTTAGCCGCCAGTTTTTATAGTGTATGGCGCCCCCTCTAA
- a CDS encoding ComEC/Rec2 family competence protein — MAPPLTAIKPNWGFTIIALAMLLTLFVPILAIPLLISSLLSGLYLFKRKNLWALTMVSLALGSLLGYISNYDYLTKTLFYTGQLAEPTSFLLQAQEDAARQSDNSYRLTAQLLTSHSQFISSQSNGFVTVYLEDYLNRGEIFYTTGRLRLGNFGPYIVADKIEQQSFTGEPSARRAAAQASLITHFQARLGKAAGLVTAVVTGNRNYLSPLLVSSFRQSGTAHLMALSGYHLALLSGFLFLILRFLPKTAIIVVSLPIFITYLLLSGFQYSLARAVIMAIVAAIFFLAKHNFRPFDLLGLAFIVLCLADSAAFYTVSFRLSFLAMVGIFLLYRPINSLLSNLFNYKFKFVSASFALTMAAQSFTAPYALYVFGTFYPISIVATLTTALLLTALLLLSLILVILPAAWFLPQLTLAADWVYAAIYESTLWFGRFWYVDINFFPI; from the coding sequence ATGGCGCCCCCTCTAACAGCTATTAAACCCAACTGGGGCTTTACTATCATTGCCCTAGCTATGCTGCTAACTTTATTTGTACCCATTCTAGCTATTCCCTTATTGATAAGCTCTCTTTTAAGCGGATTATATTTATTTAAACGTAAAAACTTATGGGCTTTAACTATGGTGAGTTTAGCTTTAGGCAGCTTACTGGGTTATATAAGTAACTATGACTATCTTACTAAAACATTATTTTATACCGGGCAGCTGGCCGAGCCCACCTCCTTTTTACTGCAAGCGCAAGAAGATGCCGCCCGCCAAAGTGATAATAGCTACCGCCTAACGGCCCAATTATTAACCAGCCATAGTCAATTTATAAGCAGCCAAAGTAACGGCTTTGTTACCGTCTATTTAGAGGATTATCTTAATAGGGGCGAAATTTTTTACACCACAGGAAGACTACGCCTAGGCAACTTTGGCCCTTACATCGTGGCCGACAAGATTGAGCAGCAAAGTTTTACCGGCGAACCCTCCGCCAGACGGGCCGCCGCCCAAGCCAGCCTTATCACCCACTTTCAGGCCCGTTTGGGCAAAGCCGCCGGCTTAGTAACGGCGGTGGTAACCGGCAACCGTAATTATTTATCGCCGCTCTTAGTAAGCAGCTTTAGGCAAAGCGGCACGGCCCATTTAATGGCTTTATCGGGTTACCATTTGGCTTTGTTAAGCGGGTTTTTATTTTTAATTTTACGCTTTTTACCTAAAACGGCTATTATTGTTGTATCGCTGCCTATTTTTATAACTTATTTGCTTTTAAGCGGCTTTCAATATTCGTTGGCACGGGCCGTTATTATGGCTATAGTCGCCGCTATCTTCTTTTTGGCCAAGCACAACTTCCGCCCCTTCGATTTACTCGGCCTAGCTTTTATCGTACTTTGTTTAGCCGATAGCGCCGCTTTTTATACGGTGTCGTTTAGGTTAAGTTTTTTAGCGATGGTTGGTATATTTTTGCTTTACAGGCCAATCAATAGCTTACTAAGTAACTTATTTAACTATAAATTTAAATTTGTAAGCGCCAGCTTTGCCTTAACTATGGCGGCCCAAAGTTTTACCGCCCCTTACGCTTTATATGTTTTCGGCACTTTTTACCCTATCTCTATTGTGGCTACTTTAACCACAGCTTTGTTATTAACGGCCTTACTGTTACTATCTTTAATATTGGTTATTTTACCGGCCGCTTGGTTTTTGCCGCAACTTACTTTAGCCGCCGATTGGGTTTATGCGGCCATTTATGAAAGTACCTTGTGGTTTGGACGCTTTTGGTATGTAGATATTAATTTTTTTCCGATATAA